One Luteolibacter flavescens DNA window includes the following coding sequences:
- the mutM gene encoding bifunctional DNA-formamidopyrimidine glycosylase/DNA-(apurinic or apyrimidinic site) lyase → MPELPEVETTRRGIEPHLVGQAVTEVIVRHRGLRQPVSETLDSIAGERFTGVTRRAKYLILTMESGGYLLIHLGMSGSLRLADPSADFKKHDHVALTLGSGKQLRFHDPRRFGIFLHLPSGDPQAHPLLKGLGPEPLDAGFTAAHLAKACAGRKIAIKLAIMDPKVVVGVGNIYASEALFRAGIRPATEAAKITRPKLAKLVEAIRQVLTDSIEQGGTTLRDFLNSDGEPGYFRQSLFVYERKGEPCRVCGTAINHAVMGQRSTYWCPKCQR, encoded by the coding sequence ATGCCTGAGCTGCCCGAAGTCGAAACCACCCGCCGCGGGATCGAGCCTCACCTCGTCGGACAAGCGGTGACGGAGGTGATCGTTCGTCACCGAGGACTGCGGCAACCGGTGTCCGAAACGCTCGACTCGATCGCAGGCGAGCGATTCACCGGCGTCACTCGGCGGGCGAAGTATCTCATCCTGACCATGGAAAGCGGTGGCTACCTGCTGATCCACCTCGGCATGTCCGGCAGCCTCCGCCTCGCCGATCCGTCCGCCGATTTCAAGAAGCACGACCATGTCGCGCTGACCCTTGGCTCCGGGAAGCAGCTCCGCTTCCACGATCCGCGGCGCTTCGGGATCTTCCTGCACCTGCCATCGGGAGATCCACAGGCGCACCCTCTCTTGAAAGGCCTGGGGCCGGAACCGCTCGACGCCGGTTTCACCGCGGCCCATCTCGCGAAGGCCTGCGCGGGTCGGAAGATCGCCATCAAGCTGGCAATCATGGACCCAAAGGTGGTGGTCGGCGTGGGAAACATCTACGCCAGTGAGGCGCTCTTCCGCGCGGGCATCCGCCCCGCCACCGAGGCGGCGAAGATCACGAGACCGAAACTGGCCAAGCTCGTGGAGGCGATCCGGCAGGTGCTCACGGACTCCATCGAGCAAGGCGGCACGACCTTGCGGGACTTCCTGAACTCGGACGGTGAGCCCGGCTACTTCCGGCAGTCGCTCTTCGTCTACGAGCGGAAGGGTGAGCCGTGCCGCGTGTGCGGCACGGCGATCAACCATGCGGTGATGGGCCAGCGCTCGACCTACTGGTGCCCGAAGTGCCAAAGATAG
- a CDS encoding thrombospondin type 3 repeat-containing protein, producing MAATLAAASAVPTRGFEVDTSDRNSVVAHFQSVYRASEGYRDRMEWTGNFTSTAAGAEGTVSPTFVGDVERRVNYFRALCGVPANVRVNSGSTVNIQAADAHKPDASTTKAAAAQRSALMIVRNYPSTSGMNHNPAQSNVAWTAAAWNANRNGNLALGYFGPGAVDSYVKEDVSGVSNWNVDVGHRRWLMSHWSTDFATGDTPGRFSGNSVLPPTNALYVVPKVSEVDFSVAPLFHAFPAAGYFPARHNTPYWSLSHSEADFSSATVTMSDSSMTAVPVTVVSRREGSGDNSLVWQVPASVSAPSFPADTTFHVTVSNIKGDKVPSQYTYQVTLINPNRLNESGVITGGNSPVASGATYQVGGLNGVDQIEAGMFQRKAATWSEGSEDGTTAKIISSTSSTYAFNAAVSGYAKSGSKAFRLTFPTRYDPLINGVPRQLFRVDREILPGNGATLNFHYRRGLMTPASKLAVESSTDGGLTWVSLLSISGAGSSGDSAFQSSSVPLAHVGVPTMVRFRYYLSDSTAALYAHEDYPSHPTGIFIDDISVSGSDWLESSGSVKSSGLQSFTFSSATAGTTLSSGQTWWLRARAHLGGRAFPWGAAKVVSPRGVLELSGTSAPPLSGANYDFIPDPQATSYLLEVSAPGGGVWTEGAETSPVPHVSSQISTAYSLYSDLAGYRKSGARSFRLGMATTTDTEELFTIERDTIPTSASTLEFWTRRGPMAKTNLLHAEVSTNGGDTWTSLWSLPGTTKADSAVTKQSVSLSAYAGKTVKVRFALRNSSGSNLKWNAKTSGVWIDDITVTSPSPVLWSKETSVSPGATTVSLSEFSAGHPLVIGQILHLRVRSMNGATAGAWGPSFVVTPTSSSAALTGFAAYQVYEYPSVTLSFEGDADGDGMPDGLEYAFSTDPTQPTVSADEVTVNAARFEISRDLPVERPDVDYRAQWSDDLKNWSEAGVEIRIEGGKIIASAPRVGSSRMMRWLILEKQ from the coding sequence ATGGCAGCTACGTTGGCCGCTGCGAGTGCGGTCCCCACCCGAGGGTTCGAGGTTGACACCTCGGACCGCAACAGCGTTGTCGCGCATTTCCAGTCCGTCTACCGCGCCTCCGAAGGCTACCGGGACCGGATGGAATGGACCGGCAACTTCACTTCCACCGCCGCAGGCGCGGAAGGAACGGTCTCGCCGACTTTCGTCGGCGATGTGGAGCGTCGGGTGAACTACTTCCGCGCGCTCTGCGGCGTCCCGGCCAACGTGCGGGTGAACTCGGGCTCCACCGTGAATATCCAGGCGGCGGATGCCCACAAGCCCGATGCCTCGACGACGAAAGCCGCTGCCGCCCAGCGCTCGGCATTGATGATCGTGCGGAACTACCCGAGCACCTCGGGCATGAATCACAATCCGGCCCAGAGCAATGTCGCCTGGACCGCCGCCGCTTGGAATGCCAACAGGAACGGGAATCTCGCCTTGGGATACTTCGGTCCCGGCGCGGTCGACTCCTACGTGAAGGAAGACGTTTCCGGCGTGTCGAACTGGAACGTGGACGTGGGTCACCGCCGCTGGCTGATGAGTCACTGGTCCACGGACTTCGCCACGGGTGATACCCCCGGACGTTTCAGCGGAAACTCCGTTCTCCCGCCGACGAATGCGCTCTACGTGGTGCCAAAGGTCTCCGAGGTGGACTTCAGCGTGGCTCCGCTTTTCCACGCCTTCCCCGCCGCGGGCTATTTCCCGGCGAGGCACAATACCCCCTACTGGTCGCTATCGCACTCCGAGGCGGACTTCTCCTCCGCCACCGTGACGATGAGCGATTCATCCATGACAGCGGTGCCGGTGACCGTGGTCTCCAGGCGCGAGGGAAGCGGTGACAATTCGCTCGTGTGGCAGGTGCCGGCCTCAGTTTCGGCTCCGTCATTCCCGGCGGATACCACCTTCCATGTGACGGTTTCTAATATCAAAGGTGATAAGGTTCCGTCGCAATACACCTATCAGGTCACGCTCATCAATCCCAACCGGCTGAATGAATCCGGTGTTATCACCGGGGGGAATTCTCCGGTCGCGAGCGGTGCAACCTATCAGGTCGGAGGCTTGAATGGCGTTGATCAGATCGAGGCCGGGATGTTCCAGCGCAAGGCCGCTACTTGGTCCGAGGGCTCGGAAGATGGCACGACCGCGAAGATCATCTCTTCCACGAGTTCCACCTACGCCTTCAATGCGGCTGTCTCCGGATACGCGAAGAGCGGTTCGAAGGCATTCCGCCTGACCTTCCCCACGCGCTATGATCCTCTGATCAATGGCGTCCCGCGGCAGCTCTTCCGCGTGGATCGCGAGATCCTCCCGGGCAATGGTGCCACGCTGAATTTCCACTATCGCCGCGGCCTCATGACCCCGGCGTCGAAGCTTGCGGTCGAGAGCTCCACGGATGGCGGCCTCACCTGGGTGAGCCTGCTGAGCATCTCCGGCGCAGGCAGCAGCGGGGACTCTGCTTTCCAGTCGTCCTCCGTGCCACTGGCTCACGTCGGCGTGCCGACCATGGTGCGCTTCCGCTACTATCTCTCGGACTCGACGGCCGCGCTCTACGCGCATGAGGACTATCCGAGCCATCCCACGGGCATCTTCATTGATGACATCTCTGTGAGCGGATCCGATTGGCTGGAGTCATCGGGCTCGGTGAAGTCGTCCGGTCTCCAGTCCTTCACCTTCAGCTCCGCGACGGCGGGCACCACGCTCAGCTCCGGCCAGACCTGGTGGCTGCGGGCACGTGCCCATCTCGGCGGCAGGGCATTCCCGTGGGGAGCGGCGAAAGTGGTCAGCCCACGTGGCGTCCTCGAGCTGAGCGGCACAAGTGCGCCGCCCCTCAGCGGTGCGAACTACGACTTCATCCCCGATCCGCAGGCCACCTCCTACCTTCTGGAAGTGTCGGCGCCGGGTGGCGGCGTCTGGACCGAGGGCGCGGAGACTTCTCCCGTGCCGCATGTCTCCTCCCAGATTTCCACGGCTTACTCGCTCTACAGCGATCTCGCCGGCTATCGGAAAAGCGGTGCCCGCTCCTTCCGGCTCGGGATGGCCACGACGACCGATACGGAAGAGCTTTTCACCATCGAGCGGGACACGATCCCGACCTCTGCCAGCACCCTTGAATTTTGGACCCGCCGTGGTCCGATGGCGAAGACCAACCTGCTCCATGCCGAAGTCTCGACCAACGGAGGGGACACCTGGACCTCGCTCTGGAGCCTTCCAGGCACGACGAAGGCCGACTCGGCGGTGACCAAGCAGAGCGTTTCCCTGTCCGCGTATGCGGGCAAGACGGTGAAGGTCCGCTTCGCCCTCCGGAACTCCAGCGGCAGCAACCTCAAGTGGAATGCCAAGACGTCCGGTGTCTGGATCGATGACATCACCGTGACGTCGCCGTCTCCCGTGCTGTGGTCAAAGGAAACGTCCGTGTCTCCGGGTGCCACCACGGTCAGCCTGAGCGAGTTTTCCGCAGGCCATCCGCTGGTCATCGGGCAGATCCTCCATCTGCGGGTTCGCTCGATGAATGGAGCGACTGCCGGAGCGTGGGGGCCGAGCTTCGTGGTCACGCCCACCTCCAGCTCGGCAGCCCTCACCGGCTTCGCCGCCTATCAGGTCTATGAATATCCTTCGGTGACGCTTTCCTTCGAGGGCGATGCCGATGGAGACGGCATGCCGGATGGACTGGAGTACGCCTTCTCCACCGATCCCACCCAGCCGACGGTTTCCGCCGACGAAGTGACCGTGAATGCCGCGCGCTTCGAGATCTCGCGGGATCTGCCCGTGGAGCGCCCGGACGTGGACTATCGCGCCCAATGGTCGGACGATCTCAAGAACTGGTCCGAGGCCGGGGTCGAGATCCGCATCGAAGGCGGGAAGATCATCGCCAGCGCCCCGCGTGTGGGATCCTCGCGCATGATGCGCTGGCTGATCCTCGAGAAGCAGTGA
- a CDS encoding 16S rRNA (uracil(1498)-N(3))-methyltransferase: MARFFLPPECWGGAPALTGDEAKHAAQVMRLRRGDRITVFDGAGHSASAEIQDVSKSEVRLALGETVERPPLRPRIHLAQAVPKGKTMDLIVQKAVELGVHSIQPLITRRTVVQVDADDADRKSSKWQRVALEACKQCGQDLLPVVEPARSFAEWLPQSGGGLRVIASLFPGARPLREVLRSVESPEDVILLVGPEGDFTPEEGKSAIEGGFQPASLGEIILRAETAAFFGISAIRYEY; this comes from the coding sequence ATGGCGCGCTTCTTCCTCCCACCGGAATGCTGGGGCGGTGCTCCCGCCCTCACCGGCGACGAGGCAAAGCACGCCGCGCAGGTCATGCGCCTGCGCCGCGGCGACCGTATCACGGTCTTCGACGGCGCGGGGCACTCCGCCTCCGCGGAGATCCAGGACGTCTCGAAAAGCGAGGTCCGCCTCGCTCTCGGCGAGACCGTCGAGCGTCCCCCGTTGCGGCCGCGCATCCACCTAGCGCAGGCCGTGCCGAAGGGGAAGACGATGGACCTCATCGTCCAGAAGGCGGTGGAACTCGGCGTCCATTCCATCCAGCCGCTCATTACCCGCCGCACCGTGGTGCAGGTGGATGCGGACGATGCCGACCGCAAGTCCTCCAAGTGGCAGCGCGTTGCCTTGGAGGCGTGCAAGCAATGCGGGCAGGACCTGCTGCCGGTGGTGGAACCGGCCCGCAGCTTTGCCGAGTGGCTGCCGCAGTCCGGCGGCGGGCTGCGGGTGATCGCGTCCCTTTTCCCGGGTGCTCGTCCGCTGCGCGAGGTGCTGCGGTCGGTCGAGTCCCCGGAGGACGTGATCCTCCTTGTCGGGCCGGAAGGGGACTTCACCCCGGAAGAGGGAAAATCGGCGATAGAGGGGGGATTTCAGCCCGCCAGCCTCGGCGAGATTATCTTGCGGGCCGAAACTGCGGCTTTTTTTGGGATATCGGCGATCCGATATGAATATTGA
- the dnaJ gene encoding molecular chaperone DnaJ → MASKRDYYEILGVSRDASAEEIKKAYRKLAVKFHPDKNPGDHEAEEKFKELGEAYEALSDADKRAAYDRFGHAAFGGGGGGGGGGGGFHDPMDLFSQVFGSAFGGGFEEFFGGGRRQRSGKQRGSDLRYDLEITLEEAARGAEKELEIEHYGACGTCHASGSKSGGGTKACTTCGGRGVVARQAGIFIQQTTCPECRGAGESVADPCGNCGGDGRTHKTSRIKIRIPAGVEDGTRLRSTGNGDSGVRGGAAGDLYVFLHVKAHDVFEREGNDLFCEVPMPFSTAALSGELEVPTLDGKASIRIPAGTQGGTLFRLRERGMPALSGGKKGDLHVRVQVEVPTKLSGEQQEKLRAFSESIGQHNSPMQEGFFQKARRFFDL, encoded by the coding sequence ATGGCGTCAAAACGCGATTACTACGAAATCCTCGGCGTCTCCCGCGACGCGAGTGCGGAGGAAATCAAGAAGGCCTACCGCAAGCTCGCGGTGAAATTCCACCCGGACAAGAACCCGGGGGACCACGAGGCCGAGGAGAAATTCAAGGAGCTCGGCGAGGCCTATGAGGCCCTGAGCGACGCGGACAAGCGCGCTGCCTACGATCGCTTCGGCCATGCCGCCTTCGGTGGTGGCGGCGGGGGCGGGGGAGGCGGCGGTGGCTTCCACGATCCCATGGACCTGTTCTCGCAGGTCTTCGGCAGCGCTTTCGGTGGCGGCTTCGAGGAGTTCTTCGGCGGCGGTCGTCGCCAGCGTTCCGGCAAGCAGCGCGGCAGCGACCTGCGGTACGATCTGGAGATCACGCTGGAGGAAGCGGCCCGCGGCGCGGAGAAGGAGCTCGAGATCGAGCACTACGGCGCGTGCGGCACCTGCCACGCCAGCGGCTCGAAGAGCGGCGGCGGCACGAAGGCCTGCACCACCTGCGGCGGACGCGGCGTCGTTGCCCGCCAGGCCGGCATTTTCATCCAGCAGACCACCTGTCCCGAGTGCCGCGGCGCCGGGGAATCGGTGGCCGATCCCTGTGGCAATTGCGGTGGCGATGGCCGCACGCACAAGACCAGCCGCATCAAGATCCGCATCCCGGCCGGGGTGGAGGATGGCACGCGCCTGCGCTCCACGGGCAATGGTGACTCGGGCGTCCGCGGCGGCGCGGCGGGTGATCTCTACGTCTTCCTCCATGTGAAGGCGCACGATGTTTTCGAGCGGGAAGGGAATGACCTCTTCTGCGAGGTGCCAATGCCCTTCAGCACTGCAGCCCTCAGCGGCGAGTTGGAAGTGCCCACGCTCGATGGCAAGGCCTCCATCCGCATCCCTGCCGGTACGCAGGGTGGCACGCTCTTCCGTCTCCGCGAGCGCGGCATGCCCGCCCTCTCCGGGGGCAAGAAGGGCGACCTCCACGTCCGCGTGCAGGTCGAGGTGCCAACGAAGCTGAGTGGCGAGCAGCAGGAAAAGCTCCGCGCCTTCTCCGAGTCGATCGGCCAGCACAATTCGCCGATGCAGGAGGGCTTCTTCCAGAAGGCCCGCCGCTTCTTCGATCTCTGA
- a CDS encoding nucleotide exchange factor GrpE, with amino-acid sequence MIPEDEKDTAAGVEDELPDGTPADTDPYSELEADVLKWKELAVRTAADLDNFRKRSAREREEAMRYANQGLLEDLMPVIDNFEMGMMAAAQDKSSMIYIGMDMVRRQLNDFLSAQGVTEIPAEGKVFDPNVHEAISQEDCAAEQDGKVLRVNRRGFMLRDRLLRPAVVVVGKVASPETDGEEG; translated from the coding sequence ATGATTCCCGAGGACGAAAAGGATACGGCTGCCGGCGTGGAGGATGAACTCCCCGATGGCACCCCCGCCGACACCGACCCCTACTCCGAGCTGGAGGCGGACGTGCTCAAGTGGAAGGAGCTGGCAGTCCGCACGGCTGCAGATCTGGACAATTTCCGCAAGCGCTCCGCCCGCGAACGCGAGGAGGCGATGCGCTATGCCAACCAGGGCCTGCTCGAGGACCTGATGCCCGTCATCGACAACTTCGAGATGGGCATGATGGCCGCCGCCCAGGACAAGAGCTCGATGATCTACATCGGCATGGACATGGTCCGCCGCCAATTGAATGACTTCCTGTCTGCCCAGGGCGTCACGGAGATCCCGGCAGAGGGCAAGGTCTTCGATCCGAATGTCCACGAGGCGATCTCGCAGGAAGACTGCGCCGCCGAGCAGGACGGCAAGGTGCTGCGCGTGAACCGCCGCGGCTTCATGCTGCGCGACCGCCTGCTGCGCCCCGCCGTGGTGGTGGTGGGCAAGGTGGCATCCCCGGAAACCGACGGAGAGGAAGGCTGA
- a CDS encoding type II toxin-antitoxin system RelE family toxin — MHRIELTRSAVRSLRRIPQDRVRQIFGAFEELAALPDPTSHQHVKAMKGDWAGSWRMRIGSYRAIFAIAPDPELAPGAGFLLILIQAVGPRGDIY, encoded by the coding sequence ATGCACAGGATCGAGCTGACTCGCAGTGCCGTCCGTTCGTTGCGACGGATTCCCCAAGATCGCGTGCGCCAGATTTTCGGTGCGTTCGAGGAACTCGCGGCTTTGCCTGATCCCACGTCCCACCAGCACGTGAAGGCGATGAAAGGTGACTGGGCTGGGAGTTGGCGGATGAGGATTGGTTCGTATCGCGCGATCTTTGCCATCGCTCCTGATCCGGAATTGGCCCCAGGAGCAGGGTTTCTGCTGATCCTGATCCAAGCGGTCGGGCCGCGTGGAGACATCTATTGA
- a CDS encoding helix-turn-helix transcriptional regulator yields MPSDCRISDSPLTEQDVRDIVRLLGEVIAASGGFPEKRRLLMDGLCGLVNASSWAWCMAEFDPDKPPSFIGFEHGGWGEERFARYIEAMNHPEMEEITRPSSIELKERGTHLTRTQRQLDPFMRLESSEAGKFWAKADIGSLLISQRPMDGGGISGVAVYRRFGEAHFDEREARIAHIILSEVAWLHFQSFPDEPTREIARLYPRHRTVMNLLCEGWGRKRIADHLGLSVNTVHGYSKVIFRHFSVHSQAELVSRMTKGDGGDR; encoded by the coding sequence ATGCCTTCCGACTGCCGGATTTCCGATTCACCGCTGACCGAACAAGACGTGCGCGACATCGTCCGCCTGCTCGGAGAAGTGATCGCGGCGTCGGGTGGCTTCCCTGAAAAGCGCCGGCTGCTGATGGACGGCCTATGCGGGCTGGTGAATGCCTCGAGCTGGGCCTGGTGCATGGCGGAATTCGACCCGGACAAGCCGCCGTCCTTCATCGGCTTCGAGCATGGCGGCTGGGGCGAGGAACGCTTCGCCCGCTACATTGAAGCGATGAATCACCCGGAAATGGAGGAAATCACCCGCCCGTCCTCCATCGAGCTGAAGGAACGCGGCACCCACCTGACCCGGACCCAGCGGCAGCTCGACCCATTCATGCGGTTGGAAAGCTCCGAGGCCGGGAAATTCTGGGCAAAAGCGGACATCGGCTCGCTGCTGATCTCCCAGCGGCCCATGGACGGCGGCGGGATCTCCGGGGTCGCGGTCTATCGCCGCTTCGGCGAGGCACATTTCGATGAACGGGAGGCACGGATCGCCCACATCATCCTCAGCGAGGTGGCGTGGCTGCATTTCCAGTCTTTCCCGGACGAGCCGACCCGGGAGATCGCCCGGCTCTACCCGCGCCACCGCACCGTGATGAACCTGCTCTGCGAAGGCTGGGGCCGGAAGCGTATCGCCGACCACCTCGGCCTGAGCGTCAATACCGTCCACGGCTACTCGAAGGTCATCTTCCGCCACTTCAGCGTCCATTCCCAAGCGGAACTGGTCAGCCGGATGACCAAGGGCGACGGCGGCGACCGCTGA
- a CDS encoding excinuclease ABC subunit UvrC translates to MAAAGLKEKLREVPHQPGVYLMKDRLGSIIYVGKARDLRKRMSSYFLASRKTRADLKTRALIDTIADFEFHTVRNEAESLLLEGKLIKDYRPRYNVAFRDDKRFLLVKIQPSEPWPRFVLTRMKKDDGARYFGPFAHSGALRATISWLNRKFGLRACRPLNPGENDYKHCNADIIRNCSAPCILRITRDAYLARIDDACQVLEGRGRREIFSDLEADMVKAAERLDFEKAALLRDVVDNLRKTLNPTRQFTRGRGVPTTVKPTEDLADLGEALGLQGPPRVMECFDISNVSSNHIVASMVRFTEGKPDNQNYRRYRIRTVQGQDDFASMAEVIRRRYSRILGENFSANPDLAESQEDPVEIQRRLAKEGRAKIVLPDLVIVDGGKGQLSSATRELQQLGLHDLPIIGLAKQREEVFFPGESDPLLIPHDRGALKLLQRIRDEAHRFANGYNALLYRRRMKESLLDDCPAVSPKKKQALLHKFGSVDRIRKASIKDIAAIPGISEKTAGAILEWLG, encoded by the coding sequence GTGGCAGCCGCGGGATTGAAGGAAAAATTACGGGAGGTTCCCCACCAGCCGGGCGTGTACCTGATGAAGGACCGCCTCGGCTCGATCATCTACGTCGGGAAGGCGCGCGATCTACGGAAGCGGATGTCCTCATATTTCCTCGCGTCGCGGAAAACCCGCGCCGACCTGAAGACCCGCGCGCTGATCGACACCATCGCGGACTTCGAATTCCACACCGTCCGCAACGAGGCCGAGTCGCTGCTGCTGGAAGGAAAGCTGATCAAGGACTACCGCCCGCGCTACAATGTCGCCTTCCGAGACGACAAGCGCTTCCTGCTGGTGAAGATCCAGCCGTCCGAGCCGTGGCCGCGCTTCGTGCTGACGCGGATGAAGAAGGACGACGGGGCGCGGTACTTCGGCCCCTTCGCCCATTCGGGGGCGCTGCGGGCGACGATTTCCTGGCTGAACCGGAAATTCGGCCTGCGCGCCTGCCGCCCGCTCAATCCCGGGGAGAACGACTACAAGCACTGCAACGCCGACATCATCCGGAACTGCTCCGCGCCCTGCATCCTGCGGATCACCCGGGACGCCTACCTCGCCCGCATCGACGACGCCTGCCAGGTGCTGGAGGGCAGGGGCCGCCGCGAGATCTTCTCGGATCTGGAGGCAGACATGGTGAAGGCCGCCGAGCGCCTCGACTTCGAGAAGGCGGCGCTGCTCCGCGACGTGGTGGACAATCTCAGGAAGACGCTGAATCCGACCCGGCAATTCACCCGGGGGCGCGGCGTGCCGACGACCGTGAAGCCGACGGAGGACCTGGCCGATCTCGGCGAGGCGCTGGGCCTGCAGGGGCCGCCGCGGGTGATGGAGTGCTTCGACATTTCGAACGTCTCGTCGAATCACATCGTGGCCTCGATGGTCCGCTTCACCGAGGGCAAGCCGGACAACCAGAACTACCGCCGCTACCGCATCCGCACGGTGCAGGGGCAGGATGACTTCGCGTCGATGGCCGAGGTCATCCGCCGCCGCTACTCGCGCATCCTCGGCGAGAATTTCTCGGCGAATCCCGACCTCGCCGAGTCGCAGGAGGACCCGGTGGAAATCCAGCGCCGGCTGGCGAAGGAAGGCCGGGCAAAGATCGTCCTGCCCGACCTAGTCATCGTGGACGGCGGCAAGGGCCAGCTCTCCTCGGCCACCCGTGAGCTGCAGCAGCTCGGGCTGCATGATCTGCCCATCATCGGCCTCGCCAAGCAGCGCGAGGAAGTCTTCTTCCCCGGCGAGAGCGACCCGCTGCTGATCCCGCACGACCGCGGCGCGCTGAAGCTCCTCCAGCGCATCCGCGACGAGGCCCACCGCTTCGCCAACGGCTACAATGCCCTGCTCTACCGCCGCCGGATGAAGGAAAGCCTGCTCGACGACTGCCCCGCCGTCTCGCCGAAGAAGAAGCAGGCGCTGCTGCATAAATTCGGCAGCGTTGACCGCATCCGCAAAGCCAGCATCAAGGACATCGCCGCCATCCCCGGCATCTCCGAAAAGACAGCCGGGGCGATCCTGGAGTGGCTGGGGTGA
- a CDS encoding MotA/TolQ/ExbB proton channel family protein, with protein sequence MIRHTKILPAILLAMAASPAWAQEAPAAPQQQQQMDFMEIFKAGGAMMPALAVLSVLTVVLILLYLMILRRNAVVSDRFMNQAEALIRRNDFLGLISYCKRRNECISQITERALEFMTRNSGALFSEVRDVAEAEGSRQASMLTTRVSYLADIGAIAPMVGLLGTVIGMIKSFIQVSDGGFQGARQIAFAGGVSEALIATAAGLGIALPALVFYAYFRGKVQKLISDLEGAATHLMAILRAQVDRHNTSSGGHGHGHPSLRAPREEYAMPAQSPLHDDRPDLHGI encoded by the coding sequence ATGATCCGGCACACGAAGATTCTCCCGGCAATCCTGCTTGCCATGGCCGCCTCACCGGCATGGGCGCAGGAGGCGCCCGCCGCTCCTCAGCAGCAACAGCAGATGGATTTCATGGAGATCTTCAAGGCGGGCGGCGCCATGATGCCCGCGCTGGCCGTGCTCTCGGTGCTGACCGTGGTGCTCATCCTGCTCTACCTGATGATCCTGCGGCGGAATGCCGTGGTGAGCGACCGCTTCATGAACCAGGCTGAGGCGCTGATCCGCCGGAATGACTTCCTCGGCCTCATCAGCTACTGCAAGCGGCGGAACGAGTGCATCTCCCAGATCACGGAGCGGGCGCTGGAATTCATGACGCGGAACAGCGGCGCGCTCTTCTCCGAAGTCCGCGACGTGGCGGAGGCGGAGGGCTCGCGGCAGGCCAGCATGCTCACCACGCGGGTGTCCTACCTCGCGGACATCGGTGCCATTGCCCCCATGGTCGGCCTGCTCGGCACGGTCATCGGGATGATCAAGTCCTTCATCCAGGTCTCGGATGGCGGCTTCCAGGGTGCGCGGCAGATCGCCTTCGCGGGCGGTGTCTCGGAGGCGCTCATCGCCACGGCGGCCGGCCTCGGCATCGCCCTGCCAGCGCTCGTTTTCTACGCCTACTTCCGCGGAAAGGTGCAGAAGCTCATTTCCGATCTGGAAGGCGCGGCCACCCACCTCATGGCCATCCTGCGCGCCCAGGTGGACCGGCACAATACCTCCTCGGGCGGCCATGGCCACGGACACCCTTCCCTGCGCGCGCCGCGCGAGGAATACGCGATGCCCGCGCAATCGCCGCTGCACGATGACCGCCCGGACCTCCACGGCATCTGA
- a CDS encoding ExbD/TolR family protein gives MKFRNHKMAPAELQLAPMLDVVFQLLIFFLVSFEFQRSEYDMKVSVPSAQEGADPKRALGEIIVNVQASGEVTVEGQTMTQVQLREKLSAIAALHKNQPIRLRGDANATYQTIVEVIDTCQKAGIWNISFATQRRSEQ, from the coding sequence ATGAAATTCCGCAATCACAAGATGGCCCCGGCCGAGCTGCAGCTCGCGCCGATGCTGGATGTCGTCTTCCAGTTGCTGATCTTCTTCCTGGTGAGCTTCGAGTTCCAGCGGTCGGAATATGACATGAAGGTCTCCGTCCCCAGCGCCCAGGAGGGTGCGGACCCGAAGCGGGCGCTCGGCGAGATCATCGTGAACGTCCAGGCCTCCGGCGAGGTGACCGTGGAAGGCCAGACGATGACCCAGGTGCAGCTCCGCGAGAAGCTCTCGGCCATCGCCGCCCTCCACAAAAACCAGCCCATCCGGCTGCGGGGCGACGCGAATGCCACCTACCAGACCATCGTGGAGGTCATCGACACCTGCCAGAAGGCCGGCATCTGGAACATCTCCTTCGCCACCCAGCGGAGATCCGAGCAGTAA